One Papio anubis isolate 15944 unplaced genomic scaffold, Panubis1.0 scaffold3820, whole genome shotgun sequence genomic window, GCGATCAGGGAGGCGCCCCGTGGCCCCTGGTACCCGCGCGCTGCAGCTTCTCCTTCCCGTTTTCCAGGTATCTGCGGAGCGACTCCACACACAGGCCCTCCACGTAGGTTCTGAACCGCTCCGCCCAACCTTCCGCCTCCCACTTGCGCTGGGTGTTCTGAGCCGCCATGTCCGCGGCGGTCCAGGAGCGCAGGTCCTCGTTCAGGGCGATGTAATCCTTGCCGTCGTAGGCGTACTGGTCATACCCGCGGAGGAGGCGCCCGTCGGGCCCCAGGTCGCAGCCATACATCTTCTGGTAGGTGTGAGACCCTGGCCCCGCCCCCGCGGTCAGTACAGTCCCCcgagccccgccccgccccgacCAACCCCCGGGGATTTTGGCCTCAACTGAAAATGAAACCGGGCAAAGGCGCCTGGGGCTCTCCCGGGTCAAGGGTCTCGGGGTCCCGCGGCTTCGGGGTGTATCTGGGACCCGGAGACTCGGGGCGACGCGGGCCGTccgtgggggatggggaggggtcgTGACCTGCGCCCCGGGCCGGGGTCACTCACCGGCCTCGCTCTGGTTGTAGTAGCCGCGCAGGTTCCGCAGGCTCTCTCGGTAGGTCTGTGTTGCGGCCTTGTAGATCCGTGTGTTCCGGTCCCAATACTCCGGCCCCTCCTGCTCCATCCACGGCGCCCGCGGCTCCTCTCTCGGACTCTCGGCGTCGCTGTCGAACCGCACGAACTGCGTGTCGTCCACGTAGCCCACGGCGATGAAGCGGGGCTCCCCGCGGCCGGGCCGGGACACGGAGGTGTAGAAATACCTCATGGAGTGGGAGCCTGGGGGCGAGGAGAGGCTGAGACCCGCCCGACCCTCCTCCCCGCGCGGCTCCCCGGGTCCTGCGCCCCCGCCGGGCGGGCCCCTCGCTCCTCCCCGCAGAGGCCGTTTCCCTCCCGACCCCGCACTCACCCGCCCAGGTCTCGGTCAGGGCCAGGACCCCTGAGAGCACCAGGAGGAGGGTTCGGGGCGCCATGACCGCCATCCTCGGCGTCTGCGGAGAATCTGAGTCCTGGTGGGTGAGTGGGGACTTTAGAACCGGGACTGCGGCGACGCTGATTGGCGTCTCTAGAAACCCGACACCCAATGGGAGTGAGAACGGGGTCCGCGTCGTGAGTATCCAGGAAGAAGGACACGACGCAGGTTGTCAGAAGAAGAGAAACTGCGGAGATGGGGAATCCCCAACGCTGGGACTCCCCAATCCATACACCGCCTTCGGGGCCTGAGACCCTGAGAGCCACACCTGGGGCCCTGGGACGTCGCCCTGACCCCGCTCCTCCTGTGCCAAGCGCTCTGTCTCAATGTCTCCCTGAGTCTTGGCCCAGGAGCTGTCTGAGAAACCAGGGAGAACCCCTGGGCATGGGCCCCGTCACTCTCCCTTCACTTTTCATCCCGGAATCTCCATCCCTGAACTggactccctgcctcccactccttACCTGTCCCCCTGGACtcttctagaagaaaactcaCCCCACGGAGCTTGGTGCCAGAGAGTGAGCTTGCTCTGGGAATGAAGGtatagagactttttttttttttttttttttttttaatctggaaaagTTGCGCCTGAGTGCATGAGACAGAATAGAGACCAGTTTGCtgtttgtttattaaatatattggGTAGTAGAATCTTGGTAACCCCCGAATGATCAGGAATCTAATCGGTAAAAAATGTGACTTTGGTCCCTTGATTTATAAATGTGTCCAAAAGCGTTACAACAGGACTCACAAAGCTCCTAAATTTCACTTTCGCAAACAATGTATCTGTGACTCCCACTTGTCGTATTTTAAATTTACCATCATTCCATAGCTCTGAGTTTCTGTGTGAGTCCAGGATATTTCCTCAATACAAAGTAGCACACTGTGTTACTATATGTTGCAACCACGAGCCAGTACAGACTATTCACCTCACAGTTGCAACTGTTCAATGCAGTCACAATGCCCCTCACCAGTGCTCATGCACTGCCTGTTTTCAGGAAGTATCCACTTCTACGTGTTCTGTATATTTTATAGGAACacttagtatttttaaaacccgattaacataaaaacaattaGTTTTTAGGCAGACCCACATAAGGTATTAAAGGCCAACTGCCAAGGACACCCTGCTAGGCTCTGTAGATGGA contains:
- the LOC116273133 gene encoding HLA class I histocompatibility antigen, B-67 alpha chain-like (The sequence of the model RefSeq protein was modified relative to this genomic sequence to represent the inferred CDS: added 479 bases not found in genome assembly), with the protein product MAVMAPRTLLLVLSGVLALTETWAGSHSMRYFYTSVSRPGRGEPRFIAVGYVDDTQFVRFDSDAESPREEPRAPWMEQEGPEYWDRNTRIYKAATQTYRESLRNLRGYYNQSEAGSHTYQKMYGCDLGPDGRLLRGYDQYAYDGKDYIALNEDLRSWTAADMAAQNTQRKWEAEGWAERFRTYVEGLCVESLRRYLENGKEKLQRADPPKTHVTHHPVSDYEATLRCWALGFYPAEITLTWQQDGEDQTQDTELVETRPAGDGTFQKWAAVVVPSGKEHRYTCHVQHEGLPEPLTLRWEPSSQSTIPIGGIIAGLVLLGAVVTGAAVAAVMWRRKSSDRKGGSYSQAASSDSAQGSDVSLTACKV